DNA sequence from the Pseudoglutamicibacter cumminsii genome:
CTCGCCGGCTTCGGCATCGTCACCTGCAGCCGCATCGGCACTAGCCCCCACATCGGCATCAGACATTGCAGCAAACCGCTTACGCATAACCTCGATCGCTTCCGGATTCTGATCGATCAACAGGAACTTGCGGCCCAACTCACGCGCCGCCGCCCCCGTGGTTCCGGAGCCACCAAAGAAATCCAGCACCGTATCGCCCGGCTTCGAACTCGCCGCAACGATGCGCCGCAAAATACCTAGCGGCTTCTGCGTCGGATACCCCGTCTTTTCCTTGCCCATCGGAGAAACGATCGTGTGCCACCACACGTCCGTAGGCAACTTCCCGCGTTCCCGCTTCTCCTTCGTCACCAACCCAGGCGCCATATAAGGTTCACGGTCCACCTCATCGGAATCAAACCAATACCGCGCAGGATCCTTCACATACACCAGGATGTTGTCGTGCTTAGCAGGCCACCGCTTAGTGGTGCGAGCCCCATAGTCATACGCCCAAATGATCTCGTTCAGGAACCCCTCACGCCCAAACAAGCCATCCAACAAAACCTTCGCGTAATGCACCTCCCGGTAATCCAGGTGCACATACAACGTCCCATCCGGGGTCAACAACCGGTACGCCTCCGCGAGCCGCGGACCCAGGAAATCCCAGTACTGCGCAAACGCGTCGTCATACGCCAACGCCGCCCCACGCAACGTCACATACGAATACCCACCAAAACCAACACGGTCCCCCACCTCATCAGCGCCGGCCCGCTTAGTACGCAACGACTGGCGCGACTGCTTACGGCCAGTGTTGAACGGCGGGTCAACATAGATCAGAGGGAAACTCTCATCAGGCAGCCGGCGCAAAACCTCGAGGTTATCCCCCACCACAATCGTGTCCGGATCCCCCGGCGCCCACAACGCGCCGCCATCAACTTGTTCCGTCACCTACACGCCCTTCGCCGCCGAACTCACCACTACACAACCGCTAGCACTACGCAACTGCTAGCACTGCAGATCCTCTAACACTGCGCAACTGCTAGCTTAGACAACATGCGAACACCCGTACCGGATTACCTCCAAGACATCATGGAGTCCTGCGTCGACGACGGCGAAGTCGCCAGCTACATCCCCGAACTCGCCAACGCGAACCCCAACACGTTCGGTATCGCGTTGTGCATGGACGACGGCACCGTCTATGAAGTCGGCGACTACCAGCACGAATTCTCGCTCCAATCCGCCGCTAAACCGTTCGCATACGCGCTCGCCGTGGAACACCTAGGGCCCGATGGGGTCGAAGATCACGTAGGCGTGGAACCTTCCGGTGACGCCTTCAACTCCGCCTCCGTTGACGCTAAAACAGGCAAGCCCAGCAACCCGATGATCAACATCGGCGCGATCACGACCTACGCGCTCACTGGTCCCATCAGCTTGACCCCCGAGGAACGCTTCGACAACGTGCGCCTGGGGATGTCCCGTTTTGCTGGCCGTGAACTCGAACCAGACATACCCGTCTATGAATCGGAGATGGCCAACGCGTGGCGCAACCTCTCGCTCGCCTACCTCGTCCGATCCACCGGGCACTTCACCCTCCCACCCCACGACGTCGTCGACGGCTACACGAAAGTGTGCTCCCTCAAAGTCACGCCGCACGACCTCGCCGTGATGGGCATGACGCTCGGCAACGGCGGCATCAACCCCGTCACCGAAGAACGTGTGGTCAGCGAAGATACCGCCCAACGCGTGCTGTCCGTGATGTCCACGTGCGGAATGTACGACGCCTCGGGCGACTGGATGACCGACGTCGGCATCCCCGCTAAATCCGGGGTTTCCGGCGGTATCGTCGGCGTCCTCCCAGGACAGGCCTCGCTCGCGACGTTCTCTCCGCGGCTGGACCGCTACGGCAACTCCGTTCGCGGCCTCCAAGCCTTCACACGGCTCTCGCAAGACCTCGGCCTGCACATCATGTCGCTGCCACCCACCGGCGAATCGACCGTCCGCTCCGTAGCCCGCCGCAACCAAGGCGACGGCCCCGAACTGCACGTCGAGATCCAAGGCCCACTACGCTTCTCCTCCGCGGAACGCGTCATGCGAACACTCGCCGCGCTCCCGGTCAGCGACGAACCCGTGGTCCTCGACGTCTCCCGCGTCGGTTCCGCCGACCGCATCAGTGTGCGCATGATCCACGAATCCATGCACCGCCTCCACACCGACGGCCACCAAGTCATGGTCCGCGACCCCAACGGCGTGCTCCGCGACCGCTGGGACTACAACTGGGACGAATAATCCCTCGCGCCGGTGCTCGCCCTTGCGCTGGCTGGCTCACCCGCATAGCCTCACAAACAGCAAAGCTTTCACCCACGCACGGCGTCACCCAAGAGAGCAGGTCACGATGTCCCACACCCCTCCGCAGCCGTGGACCGGCCGGATCGACGGTGACGGCCCCGAACACGCCCGCTGGCACTCCACCATCCAGCCGCTACGACTCGATGGCGCAGGGCACGATGCGGTGGCGGCCGATGCGGATGCAGAACCCGGAACTGTGCTGCTTGGTTTCGCCTCGGACGAGGGTGTGCGGCGTAATCAGGGTCGTGTAGGTGCCGCGGAGGGCCCTCAAAAGTTGCGCGAAATGCTCGCCTCGATGGCTATCCACTCCACAACAGGCAAACCCAACCACCCGAAATACGATGCGGGAAACATCAACGTCACTGACGGCGACCTCGAAACCGGCCAGGCGGCCTTCGGCGAACAGATCGCAACACTGCTTGGCGCCGGCCACTTCACGGTAGGGCTCGGCGGCGGCCACGAAATCGCGTACGCAAGCTACCTCGGCGTCGCCGAATACCTCACCCGCCTTCACGACGGCGAACCGTTCACTCTCGGCGTCCTCAACCTCGACGCCCACTTCGACCTCCGCGAAGCCGAACAACCCACCTCCGGGACCGGCTTCCTCCAAATGCACCACGCAGAAACCGAGGCCGGCAGAAAACTGCACTACGGCATCGTCGGCATCAGCTCCGCATCCAACACCAACACCCTGTTCCGGCAAGCCAAAGCCATGGGTGCAGAGTTCCTCCTCGACACCGAATGCAGCCACCGCGACGAAGTCACCGGCTTCATCCGCGACTTCAGCAGCCAAGTGGACCACCTCTACCTCACGATCGACCTCGACGTCCTGCCCGCCGCGACCGCGCCGGGCGTCTCCGCGCCAGCCGGCTACGGCGTCGACCTCCCCACGATCCACGCCGCGGCACTCACCGCGGCCCGCAGCAAAAAACTCGTGCACCTCGACATCGCAGAGCTCAACCCGAGCCTCGACATCGACAACCGCACCGCCCGCACGGCAGCGCGGCTCATCGACGACATCGTGCGCGCCCACGAAAACACGCGCACCTAAACTAGCCACACAACCGAGCCGCTAAACGACCAAGCAACCGGAGCGAGCAGGAGCCAGCATGCACCCCTACTTTGGGAACGCGCCCACACCAGGTGGCGCGCCGCAGCTAGCCCCCTACATGCACACCCACAACCCCGCCTACAGCGGCCCCGCCTACGGAGGGCAACCCAGCTACGCGGGGCATCCCGGCTACGGCCGGCCAGCGCCACGCAAGCGCCGCCGCACCGGAAGCAACATCGCAGCGATACTCGTGGTCATCGTCGCCATCGCGGCGTGGCTCGTCCCGAGCGTCCTGCAACCCGGCCTCACAACCAACCCCACGGGGACTACACAACAGCAACCTGTAGAGGAACCACCCAACCCCGCGGCGGCCGGTGAGCTCGCCGAGAAACTCAGGCAAGCCGAACCACCCACCGTCAACTTCCCTGCCGAACCCAAAGGGCAAGAGCCACGCGACAGCGGCCCCGTCAAGAAAGGTCAAGAGCTCAAAGACGGCGTGCCCGGGCTCGTGCTCATCGAATCCGTGCTCCCCGGGTTCGTGTCCGGAGCCGGAACCGGACTCATAGCAACAGCAGACGGCTACATCATCACCAACTACCACGTGGTCCAAGGCTCAACCGCCATCCGAGTGCAAGACACCCACACCAAAAAACGCTACGAAGCCGCACTCGTAGGCCACAACGCGCTCAAAGACATCGCAGTCCTCAAACTGCACAACGCGAAAAACCTCCGCACCATCGCAATCCCGAGCACCAACGTGACCCTCGGAAGCCGCGTCACCGTCATCGGAAACGGCGAAGCCAAAGGCGTCCTCCAACAGCTCAACGGAAGGGTCACCAACCTCAGCATCAACATCCGCACCCGAGCCGACGGCGCCGTCCCCGACACTAGACTCGACAACCTCATCGCAACCAACGCCGACGTCGTGCAAGGCTATTCAGGCGGCGCGATGATGCAGCGCGGCGGCCACGTCATCGGCATGACCGTCGCGGCCTCGGAAGGCGACTCCTCAGCCACCGTCAACGGGTACGCGATCCCCATCAGCACCGTCATCAACGAAACCCAGCGCATCCTCAACGGAACCAACGGAGACGGCACCATCATCGGCCGGCCAGCCGCGTTCGGGATCACGGTCATCAGCGAAGAGAAACCCAACCCGCGTGCGCCAGGGATCGCCATCGAAAGCTTCCTCGAAGGCTCACCACTGCCCGAGCTCGGCGTCAAAAAAGGCGACCGCATCACGATGATCAACGGGCAACACATCGAAACCTACAGCGACCTCAAACGCGCGCTCGCGCCGTTGCAGCCCGGCGAGAAAGTGAAGATCGCGTGGAGCGCCAACGAAGGCGCCAACGGCGGAACCGGCGAAGGAACCGTGACCCTCATCCGCTCCGGCGTGAACTAGCCGGTGTGGGCGTGGGCTACGGCGGACCGGTGTGGGGTCGGCTTGGGCGTGGGCTACGG
Encoded proteins:
- the glsA gene encoding glutaminase A, yielding MRTPVPDYLQDIMESCVDDGEVASYIPELANANPNTFGIALCMDDGTVYEVGDYQHEFSLQSAAKPFAYALAVEHLGPDGVEDHVGVEPSGDAFNSASVDAKTGKPSNPMINIGAITTYALTGPISLTPEERFDNVRLGMSRFAGRELEPDIPVYESEMANAWRNLSLAYLVRSTGHFTLPPHDVVDGYTKVCSLKVTPHDLAVMGMTLGNGGINPVTEERVVSEDTAQRVLSVMSTCGMYDASGDWMTDVGIPAKSGVSGGIVGVLPGQASLATFSPRLDRYGNSVRGLQAFTRLSQDLGLHIMSLPPTGESTVRSVARRNQGDGPELHVEIQGPLRFSSAERVMRTLAALPVSDEPVVLDVSRVGSADRISVRMIHESMHRLHTDGHQVMVRDPNGVLRDRWDYNWDE
- the hutG gene encoding formimidoylglutamase, which gives rise to MSHTPPQPWTGRIDGDGPEHARWHSTIQPLRLDGAGHDAVAADADAEPGTVLLGFASDEGVRRNQGRVGAAEGPQKLREMLASMAIHSTTGKPNHPKYDAGNINVTDGDLETGQAAFGEQIATLLGAGHFTVGLGGGHEIAYASYLGVAEYLTRLHDGEPFTLGVLNLDAHFDLREAEQPTSGTGFLQMHHAETEAGRKLHYGIVGISSASNTNTLFRQAKAMGAEFLLDTECSHRDEVTGFIRDFSSQVDHLYLTIDLDVLPAATAPGVSAPAGYGVDLPTIHAAALTAARSKKLVHLDIAELNPSLDIDNRTARTAARLIDDIVRAHENTRT
- a CDS encoding S1C family serine protease, with product MHPYFGNAPTPGGAPQLAPYMHTHNPAYSGPAYGGQPSYAGHPGYGRPAPRKRRRTGSNIAAILVVIVAIAAWLVPSVLQPGLTTNPTGTTQQQPVEEPPNPAAAGELAEKLRQAEPPTVNFPAEPKGQEPRDSGPVKKGQELKDGVPGLVLIESVLPGFVSGAGTGLIATADGYIITNYHVVQGSTAIRVQDTHTKKRYEAALVGHNALKDIAVLKLHNAKNLRTIAIPSTNVTLGSRVTVIGNGEAKGVLQQLNGRVTNLSINIRTRADGAVPDTRLDNLIATNADVVQGYSGGAMMQRGGHVIGMTVAASEGDSSATVNGYAIPISTVINETQRILNGTNGDGTIIGRPAAFGITVISEEKPNPRAPGIAIESFLEGSPLPELGVKKGDRITMINGQHIETYSDLKRALAPLQPGEKVKIAWSANEGANGGTGEGTVTLIRSGVN